One Thermoplasmata archaeon DNA segment encodes these proteins:
- the alaS gene encoding alanine--tRNA ligase produces the protein MPESEYEVELFRKQGFTRQTCAKCGKAFWAIGQHETCGEAPCQEYDFIGNPPFAKKLTYRAMREDFLSYLEQNGHTRVKRYPIVARWRDDVFFVQASVYPFQPWVISGEASPPANPLTLSQPCVRFLDVDNVGKTGQHFTMFEMMAHHAFNFPGKFLYFKDHTVELCHGFLTDRLGLKPDVVRYKESWWEGGGNSGPCFEVVFGGAEAATLVFMMNREVNGHRVPMDTQVVDTGYGLERLTWLSQGTTSAYEAVFGDALAYLKRATGAKRVDDRVLREYSKVAGLLKVESLADIREIRRQTAERVGLSVDELVAQVSPLEALYTVCDHARALIFLLGDGVVPSNSREGYFARLLVRRGLRALKDLNITYSLADTVSFMIDQMREDYPEFFFNKGDILKLLKVEEARYRETLEKGRATVGKIAADLKAAGKAFDVDTLIQLYDSHGLNPDVVREFADAPVEVPDDFYSRVAARHERPAAAEATKKVTVSKALPPTKLRVYEDKRKRAFRAKVLAVEGEAVVLDQTYFYPEGGGQEADHGTIGDREVYDVQKVGASVLHFVRGDASALKGARVACAIDGERREALMRNHTATHIVLGAARKALGNHVWQAGAHKAADMARLDITHFDALTDAEVTKIEALANDEVLARRQVRATFLARDVAERKYGFRLYQGGSVPGGELRVVEIPKWDVEACGGTHVSRTSDVSLIKILRSTRIQDGVVRLEYAAGKGALEAVRKQAEELARVAEILEVPGDRVVPAAERIVAEWKEYRKISQRATDEQAAAKTRQEIETAKGPWPILRSEVPQGVGFMLSMSKATASESRAIGIYWAPSPSDVKLVLTRGVQVPIDAAELVRSVAPDFHGKGGGKPDFAQASFPNADQARAAAARLEELVRQRLGIESG, from the coding sequence ATGCCCGAGAGTGAATACGAGGTCGAGCTGTTCCGCAAGCAGGGATTCACTCGCCAGACGTGCGCGAAGTGCGGGAAGGCCTTCTGGGCGATCGGTCAGCACGAGACGTGTGGCGAGGCCCCGTGCCAGGAGTACGACTTCATCGGGAATCCTCCGTTCGCCAAGAAGCTCACCTACCGCGCGATGCGGGAGGACTTCCTTTCCTACCTGGAGCAGAACGGCCACACTCGCGTGAAGCGCTACCCGATTGTCGCCCGTTGGCGCGACGACGTCTTCTTCGTGCAGGCGAGCGTCTACCCGTTCCAGCCGTGGGTGATCAGCGGCGAGGCGAGCCCGCCTGCGAACCCGCTCACACTCTCGCAGCCGTGCGTCCGCTTCCTCGATGTCGACAACGTCGGGAAGACGGGGCAGCACTTCACGATGTTCGAGATGATGGCCCACCACGCGTTCAACTTTCCGGGGAAGTTCCTGTACTTCAAGGATCACACTGTCGAACTGTGCCACGGCTTCCTCACGGATCGGCTCGGCCTCAAGCCCGATGTCGTCCGGTACAAGGAGTCGTGGTGGGAGGGCGGCGGGAACAGCGGGCCGTGCTTCGAGGTCGTCTTCGGCGGCGCGGAAGCCGCGACGCTCGTGTTCATGATGAACCGCGAGGTGAACGGGCATCGAGTGCCAATGGACACGCAAGTCGTCGACACGGGCTACGGCCTCGAGCGGCTCACGTGGCTCTCCCAAGGCACGACGTCGGCGTACGAGGCCGTCTTCGGCGACGCGCTCGCATACCTGAAGCGCGCGACCGGGGCGAAGCGCGTGGACGACCGCGTGCTGCGGGAGTACTCGAAGGTCGCGGGCCTGCTGAAGGTCGAGAGCCTCGCGGACATCCGCGAGATCCGCCGGCAGACCGCAGAACGGGTCGGCCTCTCGGTCGACGAGCTCGTCGCCCAGGTCTCGCCCCTCGAAGCACTGTACACGGTGTGCGACCACGCGCGCGCCCTGATCTTCCTCCTCGGCGACGGCGTCGTGCCGTCGAACAGCCGGGAGGGGTACTTCGCCCGCCTCCTCGTGCGCCGCGGGCTGCGAGCGCTGAAGGACCTCAACATCACGTACAGCCTCGCGGACACCGTCTCGTTCATGATCGACCAGATGCGGGAGGACTACCCGGAGTTCTTCTTCAACAAAGGCGACATCCTGAAACTCCTGAAGGTCGAGGAGGCCCGGTATCGTGAGACGCTCGAAAAGGGCCGTGCCACGGTCGGCAAGATCGCGGCGGACCTGAAGGCCGCCGGGAAGGCCTTCGACGTCGACACGTTGATCCAGCTCTACGATAGCCACGGACTGAACCCGGACGTCGTCCGGGAATTCGCGGACGCCCCCGTCGAGGTGCCGGACGACTTCTACTCGCGGGTCGCCGCCCGCCACGAACGGCCCGCGGCCGCCGAGGCGACGAAGAAGGTCACGGTCTCCAAGGCGCTCCCCCCGACGAAGCTCCGCGTCTACGAGGACAAGCGGAAGCGCGCCTTCCGGGCCAAGGTCCTCGCGGTCGAAGGCGAGGCGGTCGTCCTCGACCAGACGTACTTCTACCCGGAAGGCGGCGGCCAGGAGGCGGACCACGGGACAATCGGGGACCGGGAGGTTTACGACGTCCAGAAGGTCGGGGCCAGCGTGCTGCACTTCGTCCGCGGCGACGCGTCCGCGCTCAAGGGCGCACGCGTCGCGTGCGCGATCGACGGCGAGCGGCGGGAGGCACTCATGCGGAACCACACCGCCACGCACATCGTCCTCGGCGCCGCGCGGAAGGCGCTCGGGAACCACGTGTGGCAGGCGGGCGCGCACAAGGCCGCTGACATGGCGCGTCTCGACATCACCCACTTCGACGCCCTGACCGACGCGGAAGTCACGAAGATCGAGGCGCTCGCGAACGACGAGGTCCTCGCGCGGCGCCAGGTGCGGGCGACGTTCCTCGCCCGGGACGTCGCGGAGCGGAAGTACGGCTTCCGGCTCTATCAGGGTGGCTCCGTCCCCGGGGGCGAGCTGCGGGTCGTCGAGATCCCGAAGTGGGACGTCGAGGCATGCGGCGGCACCCACGTCTCGCGGACGAGCGACGTCTCCTTGATCAAGATCCTCCGATCAACCCGGATCCAGGACGGCGTCGTCCGCCTGGAGTACGCCGCCGGCAAAGGCGCGCTCGAGGCCGTGCGCAAGCAGGCCGAGGAGCTCGCGCGCGTCGCGGAGATCCTCGAAGTGCCGGGGGACCGCGTCGTGCCGGCCGCGGAGCGGATTGTGGCCGAGTGGAAGGAGTACCGCAAGATCTCCCAGCGGGCGACGGACGAGCAGGCGGCCGCGAAGACGCGACAGGAAATCGAGACCGCGAAAGGTCCATGGCCGATCCTCCGGTCCGAGGTCCCACAAGGGGTCGGGTTCATGCTCTCGATGTCGAAGGCGACCGCCTCCGAGTCGCGGGCGATCGGGATCTACTGGGCGCCGTCGCCGAGCGACGTGAAGCTCGTCCTCACGCGCGGCGTGCAGGTGCCGATCGACGCGGCGGAGCTCGTCCGGAGCGTCGCGCCGGACTTCCACGGCAAGGGCGGCGGAAAGCCGGACTTCGCACAGGCGAGCTTCCCGAACGCCGACCAGGCGAGGGCCGCCGCGGCGCGGCTCGAGGAACTCGTCCGCCAGCGACTCGGGATCGAGAGCGGATGA
- a CDS encoding VIT1/CCC1 transporter family protein, with protein MDFRAWGRRIREYDEITNVGPIVRRYFVIGAFDGALTILGIIIGTVAAGADESHKTIILSASLGAGIALAVSSAVGAYEAERVEKKLDVRSIERALLARLSEEHKEAFQFAAIVSALVHGVSPMIAALVPLIPFLFFDIRTATVVAIGLTLAILFVIGAYLGTLVRERLVVTGLRFVAAGLGTAVLLWLFGARPR; from the coding sequence ATGGACTTCCGCGCCTGGGGCCGCCGGATCCGGGAGTACGACGAGATCACGAACGTCGGGCCGATCGTCCGCCGGTACTTCGTGATCGGGGCCTTCGACGGCGCGCTGACGATCCTCGGGATCATTATCGGCACGGTCGCCGCCGGCGCGGACGAATCCCACAAGACGATCATCCTCTCCGCATCGCTCGGCGCCGGGATCGCCCTCGCGGTGAGCAGCGCCGTCGGAGCGTACGAGGCGGAGCGCGTCGAGAAGAAGCTCGACGTGCGCTCGATCGAGCGGGCGTTGCTCGCGCGGCTCAGCGAGGAACACAAGGAGGCGTTTCAGTTCGCCGCCATCGTGAGCGCTCTCGTCCACGGCGTCTCCCCGATGATCGCGGCGCTCGTCCCCCTCATCCCGTTCTTGTTCTTCGACATCCGGACCGCGACCGTCGTCGCAATCGGCCTGACCCTCGCGATCCTGTTCGTCATCGGCGCCTACCTCGGGACCCTCGTGCGCGAGCGGCTCGTCGTCACAGGCTTGCGGTTCGTCGCCGCGGGCCTCGGGACCGCGGTCCTCCTTTGGCTGTTCGGCGCGCGGCCCCGGTGA
- a CDS encoding acyl-CoA dehydrogenase family protein, whose product MDFELKPEHEMIRQTVHDFAENEIRPIAARVDKTGEFPKDTVAKMAGLGLLGVAIPQEYEGAGLDAVALAIGIEEVARVCGSHALIMAAHNSLCTGTIWLAGTEEQKRRYIPDLASGRKVGAWALTEPTSGSDAAAMRSTAIRTKDGWVLNGTKTFCTNAPVAGTFVIHAVTDTTKGNRGISAFIVERGNRGLSIGKVEEKLGVRGSATSQVILTECKVPKDALLGPEAGGFANALKILDGGRIGIGSMAVGISQGAFEESVKYARERIQFDKPIAEHQAIQFMLADMATRIDAARALVRRAAWLKDQGKSFKKEAAMAKLYASEMSSFVTNRAVQIHGGYGYIADYPVERMLRDAKLTEIGEGTSEIQRMVIARELIRE is encoded by the coding sequence ATGGACTTCGAGCTGAAGCCCGAACACGAGATGATCCGCCAAACGGTCCACGATTTCGCCGAGAATGAAATCCGTCCGATTGCGGCACGCGTCGACAAGACCGGCGAGTTCCCGAAGGATACCGTCGCGAAGATGGCCGGCCTCGGGCTCCTTGGCGTGGCGATCCCCCAGGAGTACGAAGGTGCGGGCCTCGATGCCGTCGCGCTTGCGATCGGAATCGAGGAGGTCGCGCGCGTGTGCGGATCGCACGCGCTCATCATGGCGGCCCACAACTCGCTGTGCACCGGGACGATCTGGCTCGCGGGGACGGAGGAGCAGAAGCGAAGGTACATCCCGGACCTCGCCAGCGGCCGCAAGGTCGGGGCGTGGGCCCTCACGGAACCAACAAGCGGATCGGACGCTGCCGCGATGCGGTCCACGGCCATCCGGACGAAGGACGGTTGGGTCTTGAACGGCACGAAGACTTTCTGCACGAACGCCCCGGTCGCGGGGACGTTCGTCATCCACGCCGTTACGGATACGACCAAGGGGAACCGAGGGATCAGCGCCTTCATCGTCGAGCGAGGCAACCGCGGCCTCTCGATCGGGAAGGTCGAAGAGAAGCTCGGGGTGCGCGGCAGCGCCACGTCGCAGGTCATCCTCACGGAGTGCAAGGTCCCCAAGGACGCGCTCCTGGGACCCGAGGCGGGAGGCTTCGCGAACGCGCTGAAGATCCTCGATGGCGGCCGGATCGGAATCGGCTCGATGGCGGTCGGGATTTCGCAAGGCGCGTTCGAGGAGTCCGTGAAGTATGCGAGGGAACGGATTCAGTTCGACAAACCGATTGCGGAGCATCAGGCGATTCAGTTCATGCTCGCCGACATGGCGACGAGGATCGATGCGGCGCGGGCGTTGGTACGGCGCGCGGCTTGGCTGAAAGACCAGGGAAAGTCATTCAAGAAGGAGGCCGCGATGGCCAAGCTCTACGCGAGCGAGATGTCGTCGTTCGTGACGAACCGGGCGGTGCAGATCCACGGCGGATACGGTTACATCGCCGACTATCCCGTAGAACGGATGTTGCGTGACGCGAAACTCACAGAAATCGGAGAAGGCACGAGTGAGATCCAGCGGATGGTCATTGCTCGCGAATTGATACGAGAGTGA